DNA from Ziziphus jujuba cultivar Dongzao chromosome 2, ASM3175591v1:
atcaaaataggaacATGCCaataattgaacccaagacctcctacactttcAAGGAATCACtacaccaccaagccaaattacttgaatataataatacaacaagaattaactaatatagttttaggcaaggcaattttttaagaaagagtcgctaaatagacgaaaAGGCGACGTATTTGTCAACAACTGCATCATCGTTTCATCCAAtcagtttttaacttttttcaatttgaaaattgtttttagtaatttttttaactttgcaaatatgcttctttttttttttaatttgtagatgagcaatcaacaaaaataattaaatattaaaaaaaaaatggaataggcgacaCGTTTTAAcagaattgcgtcgcctgttccttcaatttttttttagttttttttttaaaaaaaaaaagcaatttaatacactttcaatttttaaaaacaagtaaactatcattgaccacaaacacatgaaagttaagctcatttaacatacttatgtagataaattggtcaataaatgcttgttgaattagaattctatattcggtacccgATCTCAAATTaagtcttgagatattttgtgtctcgtctatacacatatatgtgaataactgagaagagcattgataaaactattttctatttttagatcgatggaatttatgttcattggattgctacatgaatatatttgtagatgaacaattaaaaaaatatttaaagattataaagaaaatataaaaaatgaaacaggcgacgcttttcgaccataatgcgtcACTTGATCCCACAATTTAAGAACAGGCcacccttcttgaagagaatgcacttgttctctcaattaaaaaaaccaaaaattttgaaagacatgcaaattttataaagaataaaggtgtacttgaaaaacagaaaaataaacagcaatcttcgatattttggtttgtatttttaagaaatattttcagcttttatttgtagataaaaaataaaaaattaatcaaagaaaaaaaatgcaattgggagaaaaggctaatttttgccatttttggaaaattttcggctcgttttaaaatttttacgtgcttctttgaatcccttttcttttttaaaactatatcaaatacactacctaatagatattagatttagAAGCAATCTAACAGaaacttgaagagtgagatatttcgggtttcatttttcatttgcctacgttgtcatCGGCCTGGAAGCTGcatttctctgtgtcgccctcatgattttttgggtttctcctttctttgtctccatcatttaggtgagtttattttttctttgtggttggcagagacatgaggtgggttgtttttttttttttttctattttaaccgTAGGTTAGGTTCgttaggttttattaatcttgcttttgtagaaattttgtttgtgatattgctttacattgttttgctaagttcaacaagtattttatgttgaagatcaacttgattcaagatggtctattgttttaacttcaccacaatatCGTAcgtttgttgaagaagatgttcttggagatactacgatggctcacaatccatttgtcatatagttgccaaatatcgatgaaaatgataatgaggatgaatgtgagagtgactatgtttgtaatgactgtgaggggagaaatatgcctcgtcaaatcttaagaacaatggtaatattcattaaattttcatttagcaaattacaaatttaataatgattaatattttatttatttttcataagtgttaataacttttttaatttttccatatgcaatatgagggtgtaatattgtcaacaagaggacgtcaacttccatctcaatgagtatgcattaatggaagtttaattaatattaaatttgttatgaaaaaatacaatagtttacaaattatataaaaatatatcaatgagatgatatttaatttatttgataattaatttgttatgaaaaaatatttattttaaatttttgtattataattattttggatgaagctagttttcatttttttatattttaattatttttatatttttactattttaatcacttttcacaaaattttaaaaaattaaaaaaaaagggacgatgcattaacaaataatgtgtcgctaaaaatttaatgcaaaataaatgcgtcactaaataggcgactctattaatgcatcgctaaataatcaactctattaatgcgtcgctaaatatgcgactctattaatgcatcgctaaatagtcaatTCTATTAATGCATCACTAAATAaacgactctattaatgcgtcgctaaataggcgactcattagcgactaatatatttagcgacgctatatgaaacagtcgctaatatatttttagcaacaTTATGGTGAAACGTCGCTAAATAATGAgtcgctataagtggattgatagaatgcgtcgctaaaagccAATATGCGTcactaaaaactcaaagatagaCGACTCTCATACTGCGTCGCTTATTGTTTTATGGACTTAGCGCCAGGACGTTAGGGGATGCTGTGCGATACgtcgttgtttattttgtgcgacatatttattgcgtcatttatcaatgcaaTTCTAGTAGTAATAACTAGATTACAATAATatgtcaacaaataaaatattaacatgtAATTTTTGGTATACATCTTAGTATATTTAGTTGATATCTCTAGCTTTACTCTTAGATTTACTTAAAAACCTAGTAAACTAaatgttgaaaaataaataaataaataatatatatatatatatatatatatatatatatatatatatatatatatatatatatcacgttaataaacaaataaatacaaaataaaataaagaaacattTTAATGATACTGCCTTAAATAGATAAGAAACACACAAAAGCAAAAACATCAAAACTTTCcatgtaataaatatttataccatAATAAcactatcaaaaaaaaattcatgtaaaACTTTCTTTGACTAAAACTTTCATTCTGAGactaaattttctaaattaacaTAATTACTAATCTATAAGAGAAAACACATTTATTTAGGATACtactaaatattatattttaacatttatttagGATACTACTAAATATTATATcttaatttctcattgaaatCTCTTTTTGCAATGCactataaatttttgaaaattttctctctttataaatacaatcatatatatatatatatatatatatttcttatttgGACAGGGGATTTAAATCATGAATAACCAGATTGTCTCCGCAAGAAAAGTACAAATTATAGTTAGGTGAAGATTCTTTTAGCcaataacaattatatatttactatttaaattttgattgcaAACATCCAAATGGgtaaatgataaaagaaaaaataaaaagaagaagaagaagaagaagatgtagAGGcttctttatttaaaataaaagagatccattaaatttcaaatgaaagCAAATAAGAACATagaggaaataataataataataataataaataattattaaaaaaatttaaaaaaatttaaaaaaaaaaaacttgaactGGTTATTAGTGATACTCTATCTAGCATTCCATTTCTATACATGGAAGGTCATAAATTTTTtcggttaaagaaagaaagcaaaaactAGAAGTTAGGAAAATAGCTAGCTGTCTTCAACTCTCTGAAACTGAAACCACTCAAATTAAGAAGCACCAAcgattcttttatttatttatttatttttaattttattttcctttcttataTGTATACATCTATAAAGGTGGTTAGGAGGCATACCAAAATAACATAATTTGGTTATCTTTGCTATATAAGTTTCTTTTAAGATACATAACAAAAGTTTTGGATAATGTATTTGGGTTTCTTGTAAGACGACGAGATCTTTCCTCATATAACATCGTTAacgaaaattaattaaaaaaatatcaatattattgctaatttttgtcTACACGTGACTTGCAAGTGATTCCTTGATGCTAAAACTTGTAGCACACACAGAATTATAATACAGGGTTAGGATTTGGGAATGACGGCTACTGAGTCGACTACCAAAAGTTGTTTCTTGTTTAGGTAAAGAGTATATTCTCTAAGATCATAATATCAAACTATGTTATACAccgtttgatttattttattttattatttttttttaacgtcCTTGATGAACTAAGCTAAAATGCGATTCCACATCAAAAAGCTCTACCTCAGTGGGATTGTGAATGAAattgaatgaaaattaaaaaaaaatttcttgatcAAATACCCTTATGGAAggggagaggaaaaaaaaaacctccttAGTGTAGACTCTGGAAGTGGTTTTCAACTTAGACCCTACAATATGATCTAGTGTGCGCCACACTacatggtttattattattattattattattacaatattaatttgtgaacaaaatcatgattaaaaaaaattcaacaaaaaccaaTCAGTAATTTGCTAATTCAACATTAATCAAGCTCCTAAATGGGGGCAGACAAGAATTCATCAActtgggttgataaattttcCATTTGTAAAGTTTTTAGATTATCTAATTggtttatgtttcaaaaattaatCCATAGCATTTGTCTTGGTATGTGATGAAGAACAGAGGAGTCAATCCCCTGTAAATGAACCAAAGGAAGTACTTTATGTAACTGAACTATGAGTTGTAAACCTTAAAAACCACTTGGTGGGTGACACATCAGAAAGAACAATGGTGGGACCCCAAGAATTTTTTGTGTATGTACTAGGAATAGTACTATTGTCAAGTAGGGGCTGAGCTGGTGAGATGGCATTTTTGTGTTGAAGATAAAAGAAACTAAATAAGGGTAATAGGTAGGGGGGCTAGAAAACTAGCTGTTTGTTTGGGGTTGTGTTACTTGTAAAAAGTTCCCAGTGAATGAACATCTGGAAAGGAACTATCAAGAATTAATCCTTCCTCAATTGAAATGCTTTACAAGTTTGTTCTGGTGTTGCAACTTGACCCTCTCTTCCCAATATAAATATGCCTCCCATCCCTCTTTGGTTATCACCCCCCATTAATTAGATTTACATATTATGAGATAGCCATAGACTTTGCTTCATATTCCACTGCTTTACCAAGATAAACAGTGGGAGAGAGGCTTAGTTATTCTTAGTATTTTGACATTGTGATTGAAGAAGATATGGCTGCTCACCACTCATTAATTTTGGCTTTTGGCCTCTTAGGTAGAGAGCTTCTCTTCAATCTCATTTTCCttgctgcttcttcttcttctttttgggtACTTGTTGAAACTAGGACTAGACTAGGgaaatttgtttccttttgctCTTTAAATGTCCATACATTATAGAATGCCCTCCATGACAATTTGTACAGTGTATGCATGCATGCTACAGTAGTAcacttttataaatattttaaggtcTGCGCATGCTGCAGAATTTTAGCAATAAATTAGTAGGTTCGAGTTCCATACTTATATATTCctccgtgtatatatatatatatatattccacaaTAAATGCATGAGAgctaattaatttccttttttttatgtgggggttttctttctcttttattgTAGGCAACATTATCTCTTTTATGGTCTACCTTGCTCCAATGTAAGTTTGTTGGCTCTTTCATATAATCTGTGTAAACTTGCAGCTCATGGAGAGTACAATATTGATCCCCACTTGGATTTTTGTGGTTTTTGCAGCCCGACGTTTCACAAGGTGCACAAGAAAAAATCGACAGAAGGGTTTCAATCACTTCCTTATGTTGTTGCACTATTCAGTTCAATGTTGTGGATATACTATGCAATCCTTAAACAAGGAGCCACTCTTCTCATCACTATCAACTCAGTTGGATGTGTAATAGAGACCGTCTACATTgcccttttccttttttatgccCCTAAGAAATCCCGGGTAAGCTGTTGACCTCTCACTTGTTAACTAAGTTTCCTCATTTTCATCGCATATGTTATATATTTGAATCGAATTGAGTAGTCTCTTTGGAAATTGCAGATCCAAACAGTGAAACTTCTGGTCTTGCTGATTGCTTTTGGTTATGGATTTATGGTTATCATGACTATGTTCCTCGCAAAAGGTGAAAAGCGTATCCAAATTATTGGATGGATCTGTTTAGTGTTCAATCTTATTGTATTTGCTGCTCCTCTTTGCATCATGGTGAGCAACATAAAACCAAGTTTGATACCTTATCATACTTTCCTTCAATTTCTAACAATTTGATTACATTTTTTTCAGAGAAAAGTCATACGGACCAGGAGTGTGGAATTCATGCCTTTTCCTCTATCATTTTTCCTAACTTTAGGTGCTGTTATGTGGTTCTTTTATGGCCTTTTGCTCAAGGACTATAACATAGCGGTATATAAAATCTTGCTTACAACTCCCacttccaaaaatatatataatatttttaattatgttataaaagttatttacctttttttcccttttgctCTCTGCATATGAACAGTTTCCAAATGTACTGGGAATTATCTTTGGCATTGTTCAGATGGTGCTTTACATAGTCTACAGAAAtgccaagaaaattttggaggaGCCAAAGCTTCAAGAATTATCGGATCATATCATCGATGTTGTGAAGCTCAGTACAATGGTTTGTCCAGAATTGAACCCTGTAGTTCTGCAACCGAATGATGTTGAAAATGACATAACTGTTGAAGATGAAAATCTTAAGGAAAAGATTGAAGAAACCAAGGAAGAAGTTAAGGAGCTCTCTGTCCAAGTTTAACAGACTGAATTTGGCCCAACATAGCAGGGACATGCATGTACTTTATTGTAATTTGCCTATGCAtctaatttttctaattttgccCCTGCTTTAATTAAATCCTTTGTTAGTATATGTTTGTCTTTATGGTTTGCTGATGATTTGCATGTAATTTGTTAAGGGGGTTGTGATGTTTGTatcttttttttcactctttaTTATAATCTCTCTTTATGCTTCAGTCTATCCCAAGTCAAagcctctttttctctctctacatatatgtattaaatataaaattttgatctaGTGTCCAATATGATTGACCTGGCAATGAGCAACATTAACGTGACGCAACATATATACTTAAAAAAGAATAGTAGTACAAAATTGATTAAGCCCAGCTTAAACATATTTCACATTGACTATTAACTTCTTCATTATATTAGGAAATAATTGTATTGAAAAGGTTAGAGGAAACACAGATTCCACACAGGGAAAATTAGAATGTTTGTTAGACTGCATTagaatgaaaattaaaagagaaacaaTCTATATAAATAACATGGAATTATAGTTGATGGTCCAAGGTTCAATTCCTATTATTGtacatttttgaaaattaaatccaCTTTCATGTGTTTGACTTTCGTTTTTTCAAAAGATTCATTTGTGGGTCCAAATAAACAACTTATTAAAAAGTTCATTCTATGCTTTAGTCCACACATAAAgggatattaaattatattaacttaATTCCAATTCATCTCCTTGAGTATGTGCTTTTGAGAATAGTAATTCTGGTAATTTGATCTGAAATTAGAGTTTAAAATCCTATATACCTATGTTCAAGTGACATTatcatagattaaaaaaaattaaaactaatttcGACCAAAATACTTTACAAACAAAGAGGAATATTGATAtcgcttgatatatatatatatatatatatcatcaaaagCATGCTCATAATAAAGTCTGGAAAGTCTATATCTCGGGAAAAAACTTGTAAAACTGTTTGTGCTTTTTCCGGTTTAGTTACAGATTTATTACAGCTTAAAGAAAGTGACCGATCTGAGCAATATctaattttttcctttcctttccttttttttttttttttttttttttttgggtgtgtgtgtgttaaaTAATGATTCATTGAAAGAAAAACCAGATGAGATTACAAAAGGGACCGAGCCTGAGACTCCTCTAGtctcataacattaaacaaatatctaaGGTAATATAGAGAACGTAGTTCGACGTTTTCTTAGTTTGGAGCCAACAAAGTTGCAAAACTATGCCAATATAAAGTAATCTTTTTTCAGAatggcttttttttatttttttcatgcaGATAGTGAATGTAATTTTGTCAAAGAATTATTATCTCTGGAACAGACTCCAAGTAaccaaaatcaaacaaaaaattgacTCTCCCTCAATTCAAGCTTTGGAGAATCTcagatttttatatattaactaaGTGTTTAAGTGACACAAAAGTTAGTAAGATGTCAATCTAAAATGGACCCCACTATTGCATCATCTCCTTAGACAGAGACAAAATTTTGGAACTTGGGATATTCTTTTTGATATTCGTATGAGGTTACATGGGaacaatatatttgatattaaaccGCCATCTATTCACTCATGACTACACATACATTACTAAGATGTATTTAAATCTAAATCTAACAAATTAGACAAGAATAGTTCTTTTAAATACGCTAGATTTTGTTAATTATAACATTTGTTTCAGTTCTCTTTGTCGTGAAGTGATTAGCCAATAAAATAAGCACAATTAGTTATATGCTAAATTgcttatagaaaattaaatgcGTAATTCAAGAAGAgtttatttagatatatatatatatatatatatattgctttctACAAAAGGATAGCTTTGCATCTGACCATAAGCTATTATCAACTTTTGACATGT
Protein-coding regions in this window:
- the LOC107404506 gene encoding bidirectional sugar transporter SWEET10-like, with the protein product MAAHHSLILAFGLLGNIISFMVYLAPIPTFHKVHKKKSTEGFQSLPYVVALFSSMLWIYYAILKQGATLLITINSVGCVIETVYIALFLFYAPKKSRIQTVKLLVLLIAFGYGFMVIMTMFLAKGEKRIQIIGWICLVFNLIVFAAPLCIMRKVIRTRSVEFMPFPLSFFLTLGAVMWFFYGLLLKDYNIAFPNVLGIIFGIVQMVLYIVYRNAKKILEEPKLQELSDHIIDVVKLSTMVCPELNPVVLQPNDVENDITVEDENLKEKIEETKEEVKELSVQV